The genomic window CTTTGTGATAACAGACAAGACGATATAAGTTAAAACTGGAAGCATAAAAAGCATTGCAATCAAAGTCAATTTATTTCCCCAGCCATCTATTTCTCCTCTAGAATTCCAGTGAATAGGAACTATCTCTGGCAGACTTTTCCAAACTGCAGCCAAATAAACACAAGGAATCAAAACAATCCCAATTAAAGGGAGCTCTTTTTTAAATTCTAAATTCATTTTATTATTGTTTAAAGGTTAGTATCCATTGCAAAACATCTTCCATTATGGTGGTATTTATGGAATAAATGATGAATTGCCCGTTTTTTTCAGACGTTATTAAATCGGCTCGTTTCAGAATATCTAAATGATGCGAGATGCTTGGCTTGGAAATATTAAAAGCATCTGCAATCTCTCCAGCCGACATATCTTTTTGCTTCAGAAGATCCAGAATCTCTCTTCTAGTCGCATCATTTAATGCTTTAAAAATATCATTCATTACATTTATATATTTAGACAAATATCTAAATACTTTTTAAACAAACAAAAAAAAAGCAGTAATTTTTTACATTACTGCTTTCAAATATTTCAAAAGGAACTTGTTTAAAACTTATGTTCGTCTTTGCTAATTACCAAAAATGAAACTAAAGATATAAGTGCAGCAGTAACTAAATAAAAGCCTACATAACTCACATCATAAGTCTTAGCTAGCCAAATCGCAATCATTGGCGCAAATGCAGCTCCAAGGATTCCTGCCATATTGAACGTTAATGATGCTCCCGAATAACGAACATTGGTTGGAAATAATTCAGACAAGAAAGTTCCTAAAGGACCATACGTAAATCCCATTAAAGACATTCCGATACAGGCAAAAATGGTC from Flavobacterium sp. KACC 22763 includes these protein-coding regions:
- a CDS encoding autorepressor SdpR family transcription factor — its product is MNDIFKALNDATRREILDLLKQKDMSAGEIADAFNISKPSISHHLDILKRADLITSEKNGQFIIYSINTTIMEDVLQWILTFKQ